One part of the Aspergillus luchuensis IFO 4308 DNA, chromosome 5, nearly complete sequence genome encodes these proteins:
- the nrps7 gene encoding putative nonribosomal peptide synthase (COG:I;~EggNog:ENOG410Q1ZW;~InterPro:IPR000873,IPR025110,IPR009081,IPR006162, IPR036736,IPR020845,IPR020806,IPR010071,IPR042099, IPR023213,IPR001242;~PFAM:PF00501,PF00668,PF13193,PF00550;~SMCOG1002:AMP-dependent synthetase and ligase;~TransMembrane:2 (o1368-1387i1493-1513o);~antiSMASH:Cluster_5.19;~go_function: GO:0003824 - catalytic activity [Evidence IEA];~go_function: GO:0031177 - phosphopantetheine binding [Evidence IEA]): MISYYEIQDAHPVSPPTYQSLKGHEQISQQPIQDPELAAEYWTDLFSHVGAQPQLHSFPLDHQWPRSETTIRAPEHLFEAALDFSEKYSIRLDDLIYGIWALVSIRHTAGGHRTAIFTVAGRDRSFFGPECTQQGLEDQEDFPLVLSVPEDMEALSWIRHVGAASAEAATHSHLGYKQILTQTGAAPPQVKVSIIPDDSEEVMTTDADFPLVLNLSASSELKLSMRHNLAVPRTNVRVLLDHFAATLQQVVEKPSVNIAAVNLTSPAERQLLHEYGKAAIRSRRGLVHALVEKQARLRPDAHAVQFELDAPLPYGTLNKRANQLARLLRSYGATYIPVHMRTSTDFIVALLAVLKAGAAYVILDPDAPASRKSFIVEDVQADFVLVDSDTAGEFPREHKVRDLLSESMGNDDSDLSLDQDVSSLAYVIYTSGSTGKPKAVLLEHQAAYNGLLAFPKMLDLRQLLFFNPVFSAAQRSMWATLSVGGCLCLASKANLTVHLARTINSMHITSVDMTSTTASLLSPANVPSLRRMVLGGELVNPAVVQIWSHSVELLSSYGLSECTQLNWRYRLQDTQSSSRIIGQPFDTTTSYILVPGTTSLSPLLIPGELCLGGAQLARGYLNNPEETARRFIPNPFGQGKLYRTGDLAVRHADGSIEMIGRIDFQVKINGQRVDPAEPNAVIQSYEEVKQSAVVPAAVGGKTALVGVVVSRADGDWDSLVASLRTYLASRVPRYMVPAFWVPLAALPTNANGKVDMAAIRAIVEDFAKSGQLLPDRPKNGTNGVVWTEKEMIVRALWAKFLSFAEENISVEDSFVALGGTSLEAIQVVSQLQTEHGLILRVEDIILGQSLAQVAGLIQSGGTAVNGHAPFTLLRETPSFERFGINTVDVEDAFPVTPFQEAIIANTMLGGTKYIYSRSYSFTGHSDGAVKRALTSLMDREIFLRSTFIPDGVSFMQVVRKAAPVPWETSSMDVKSYMQEQIQKPMHAGSLWWRAAALPNNILVITIHHALFDYWSSEFLPQDLSSLLTGSAPVQRPLFSQYVKHLQQHDEPTMQTFWKKYLDGAVPTRLGAQTEQQTLVSASLTVDMKSTASALKVTPSMLLYAAWSLVLARATSSPDVVVGVTLSGREAPIPGILQMSGPTLMIAPLRVKVNQNSSFEEHLASVQASLWDVARHAQYGLRKILKVSRQPKDLFDTTVNFLIKVDNMPTTARGLTILPEKNYGTHDYIKLELSNEDLGRVTLSSMLEDGYARVLVQSVADILKVAAEAPDTKVAGLELVRDGVVNGVEREVDGPVKVAKTSPADDELGHSAFHRIACNYPSRTAVEDATGASITYAGMAIKVNQLAGLLRAKGVVLEQVVPLLLEKSISTIIAMLGVMVSGGAFLPLGPENPRERNLGIMEDCEAKVVITDRQSAGFFDDLMYDVIVIDDLDWDAMPIQREIVPDLTPDNLAYLIYTSGSTGKPKGTLLTHRALATAVEGIIESTEMDNSHRILWALNYTFDGSFFSLFSALVTGCTLCVAPQSTIVGNLAGLINAMQVTAVCVTPTMAGLFHPDDVPTLQILATGGEPVTPHMQTVWAPRITVHSAYGPTEATICVTTTLVTPDMNLRNIGRPYRNVTAQILDPETLQPVPAGEVGELCLAGPQLARGYLKRPDATEKVFRHRPDGIIYQTGDLARWLPSGEIELFGRKDDQVKINGYRIELGEIESVIMQTGLFSQCAVIAATVLKKKQLVAFCSTSAPGSREVVLLAPEQAPILDEIKDHLTTLPKYMVPSIWLPLSDFPLMGSGKIDRKRLLALAQDLADDELKAYLPAEEISAITSPAERKLQHLWAKLFDTPADDIHANSTFHALGGDSISALNLVSLLRQDGFQVRVNDILSSRTLRDQAALLAEEPAAAAPSTALATPTFQPTEIMYNQLAELGISRPEVEDIYPLSPGQIEFLTQGNKPEQFWQLMTVRRLPLDFDFSRWISLTTQLTQHNQILRALYLYADESRDPRTAVQVILRDATLNLTYHTYTTEEEKQSLIDSNWEKRFDPARPFVRYALLTDAITGAKDLVIKLDHASYDGTLLHIFDDQFLALARNEPIPECTPFKEYINYITSLPKQPQLDYWTNLLKPYHNDTTTTPYLSTLQNPSLNNITTYPIPADMGIDALATTHNVTPSVIFQTAFSLLLSHLNTSSHGQKQSIVYDTLITARNVPIPNPQSITGTCANFLPFLSTIDKSQSIKSLLQDTQRDFWTSADHAAVSLSEIYEALEVDRNVEGAKALFCFQPFEKKFDGKEEDAMRWIVMKMSKNTMKFNYGVQLEVGKGAERGSYVVRFYWDGRVFDQQGARRAVELYGRVLGGLGRENIGDLDVEFE, translated from the coding sequence ATGATTTCCTACTACGAGATCCAAGATGCCCATCCCGTCTCGCCTCCCACATACCAATCTCTCAAGGGCCATGAGCAAATCTCCCAACAACCTATCCAGGACCCAGAACTTGCCGCGGAGTACTGGACCGACCTCTTTTCCCATGTTGGAGCGCAACCCCAActccattccttccctctcgATCACCAATGGCCACGATCTGAGACTACTATCCGGGCCCCTGAGCATCTTTTCGAAGCGGCATTAGACTTTAGTGAGAAATACAGCATTCGACTAGATGACTTGATCTATGGGATATGGGCCCTGGTATCTATTCGACACACGGCGGGTGGCCACCGCACCGCTATCTTCACGGTAGCCGGACGAGACCGGTCCTTCTTCGGACCAGAGTGCACCCAGCAGGGGctagaagaccaagaagactTCCCCCTGGTTCTATCCGTGCCAGAGGATATGGAAGCTCTATCGTGGATCCGACACGTTGGTGCCGCCAGTGCTGAAGCAGCCACGCACTCGCACCTGGGCTACAAGCAGATCCTCACGCAAACAGGCGCCGCTCCGCCGCAAGTCAAAGTGTCTATTATACCTGATGACAGTGAAGAGGTGATGACAACCGATGCTGACTTTCCTCTCGTGCTGAATCTGTCGGCATCCTCTGAGCTGAAGCTGAGCATGCGGCATAATCTGGCCGTGCCGCGGACCAACGTCCGAGTACTCCTTGACCACTTTGCTGCTACGCTGCAGCAGGTGGTTGAGAAGCCGTCAGTAAACATCGCAGCAGTGAATTTGACATCTCCAGCTGAGAGACAGCTACTCCATGAATACGGTAAGGCTGCCATCCGGTCCCGTCGCGGGCTGGTGCACGCCTTGGTTGAGAAACAGGCCCGGCTGAGACCAGACGCTCACGCCGTTCAATTCGAGCTGGATGCTCCCCTTCCCTACGGCACATTGAATAAACGCGCAAACCAGTTGGCCCGGTTACTGCGCTCATACGGTGCAACTTACATTCCCGTGCACATGCGCACGTCGACTGACTTCATCGTTGCCCTGCTGGCTGTCCTGAAGGCTGGCGCTGCATACGTGATCCTGGACCCCGATGCACCGGCCAGCCGCAAGTCCTTCATAGTTGAGGATGTCCAAGCAGACTTCGTCCTGGTGGACTCAGACACGGCGGGTGAATTTCCTCGCGAGCACAAGGTCCGCGACTTGCTGAGCGAGTCCATGGGCAACGACGACAGCGACTTGTCTCTCGATCAAGACGTCAGCTCTCTGGCATATGTGATCTACACCTCCGGGTCAACAGGCAAGCCCAAAGCAGTCCTCCTAGAGCATCAAGCCGCGTACAACGGTCTCCTGGCTTTCCCCAAGATGCTTGACTTACGCCAGCTACTCTTCTTTAACCCCGTCTTCTCCGCAGCCCAGCGCTCCATGTGGGCAACGCTCAGCGTCGGAGGATGTCTGTGCCTGGCCAGCAAGGCTAATTTGACCGTCCACCTGGCCAGAACCATCAACAGCATGCACATCACCTCCGTCGACATGACCTCGACCACAGCATCTCTCCTCTCACCGGCCAACGTGCCCTCACTACGCCGAATGGTCCTAGGCGGCGAGCTGGTAAATCCAGCAGTGGTACAAATCTGGTCGCATAGCGTCGAGCTACTGTCTTCATACGGCCTCAGCGAATGTACACAGCTCAACTGGCGCTACAGACTCCAAGATACCCAGAGCTCATCCCGCATCATTGGTCAGCCCTTCGACACCACAACCTCCTACATCCTCGTTCCCGgaaccacctccctctctccgcTGCTCATCCCAGGTGAACTCTGTCTTGGTGGCGCCCAGCTCGCCCGTGGCTACCTGAACAACCCCGAAGAAACAGCCCGTCGCTTTATTCCCAACCCCTTCGGTCAGGGCAAGCTCTACCGCACAGGAGACCTCGCCGTGCGCCACGCCGACGGGTCAATCGAGATGATCGGCCGGATCGATTTCCAGGTCAAGATCAACGGTCAGCGCGTGGACCCGGCCGAGCCGAACGCCGTCATTCAGTCCTATGAAGAAGTCAAGCAGTCGGCTGTGGTTCCCGCTGCTGTGGGCGGGAAGACAGCTCTTGTGGGAGTGGTTGTGAGTCGCGCCGACGGCGACTGGGACTCACTCGTGGCGAGCCTGCGCACGTACCTGGCGTCCAGAGTGCCGCGGTATATGGTCCCTGCATTCTGGGTGCCTCTGGCTGCGTTGCCAACAAATGCGAATGGGAAAGTCGATATGGCTGCTATTCGTGCGATCGTCGAGGATTTCGCGAAGTCGGGGCAGCTGCTGCCGGATAGACCTAAGAATGGCACTAACGGGGTGGTCtggacggagaaggagatgattgtGCGCGCTCTCTGGGCGAAATTTTTATCCTTCGCTGAGGAGAATATCTCAGTGGAGGACTCGTTCGTGGCGCTAGGTGGTACATCACTGGAAGCTATCCAGGTTGTGTCTCAGCTGCAGACTGAGCATGGGTTGATTCTGCGCGTGGAGGATATTATTCTCGGTCAGTCGCTGGCTCAGGTCGCTGGTCTCATTCAGTCCGGAGGTACTGCAGTGAATGGTCATGCGCCGTTTACGCTACTGCGCGAGACTCCTTCCTTCGAGCGTTTCGGTATCAACACCGTCGACGTCGAGGATGCCTTCCCAGTGACGCCGTTCCAGGAAGCCATTATCGCCAACACTATGCTGGGTGGTACCAAGTACATCTACAGCCGGTCATACAGCTTCACCGGACATAGTGATGGGGCAGTCAAGCGTGCACTGACATCCCTCATGGACAGGGAGATCTTCCTGCGCTCGACTTTCATCCCAGACGGGGTATCCTTCATGCAAGTCGTACGCAAAGCTGCCCCTGTACCCTGGGAGACGTCCTCCATGGATGTGAAATCCTACATGCAGGAGCAGATCCAGAAGCCTATGCACGCTGGCAGTCTATGGTGGCGCGCAGCTGCCTTACCAAACAACATCTTGGTAATCACCATCCACCATGCGCTGTTCGACTACTGGTCCAGCGAGTTTCTCCCTCAGGATCTGTCCTCCCTCCTTACGGGGTCGGCACCTGTCCAGCGCCCTCTCTTCAGTCAATATGTGAAACATCTTCAGCAGCACGACGAACCCACCATGCAgaccttctggaagaagtacCTCGACGGCGCAGTTCCTACCCGTCTAGGCGCACAAACCGAGCAGCAGACTCTCGTCTCTGCTTCCCTAACCGTTGACATGAAATCCACAGCCTCCGCACTAAAAGTCACCCCCAGCATGCTCCTCTACGCCGCCTGGTCTCTCGTTCTTGCTCgcgccacctcctccccggaCGTTGTGGTAGGGGTTACTCtctctggaagagaagcccCCATACCAGGTATCCTGCAGATGAGCGGGCCTACGCTGATGATTGCTCCGCTGCGGGTGAAAGTTAATCAGAACAGCTCCTTCGAGGAGCATTTGGCCTCCGTGCAGGCTAGCCTGTGGGACGTGGCGCGACATGCGCAGTACGGCCTGCGCAAGATACTGAAAGTGAGTCGGCAGCCAAAGGATCTTTTTGACACAACGGtcaacttcctcatcaaGGTGGATAATATGCCTACTACGGCTAGAGGATTAACCATCCTACCGGAGAAGAACTACGGAACTCACGACTACATCAAGTTGGAGCTGAGTAATGAGGACTTAGGCCGCGTGACTCTATCATCTATGCTGGAGGATGGGTATGCCAGGGTTTTGGTGCAGTCTGTCGCTGACATCTTGAAGGTTGCGGCAGAGGCACCAGATACCAAGGTTGCGGGGTTGGAACTCGTGCGAGATGGTGTGGTGAATGGTGTTGAGAGGGAGGTCGATGGGCCAGTGAAGGTTGCGAAGACCAGCCCAGCTGATGATGAGCTCGGCCACTCTGCCTTTCACCGCATCGCCTGCAACTATCCCTCTCGCACGGCTGTCGAAGATGCCACCGGTGCCAGCATCACCTACGCCGGTATGGCTATCAAGGTGAACCAGCTGGCCGGGCTGCTGCGCGCCAAGGGCGTCGTCCTGGAACAGGtggttcctcttctgctggagaagtccatcagcaccatcatTGCCATGCTGGGAGTTATGGTCTCCGGAGGTGCCTTTCTGCCTCTTGGCCCGGAGAACCCTCGTGAGCGCAACCTGGGTATCATGGAGGACTGTGAAGCCAAGGTAGTCATCACGGACCGCCAGAGCGCCGGCTTCTTCGACGATCTCATGTACGATGTGATCGTGATCGATGATCTGGACTGGGATGCCATGCCCATTCAGCGCGAGATCGTCCCCGATCTCACCCCGGATAACCTGGCGTATCTGATCTACACCTCGGGCAGTACAGGTAAACCCAAAGGCACGTTGCTCACCCACCGAGCCCTAGCCACAGCAGTGGAGGGCATCATCGAGTCGACAGAGATGGACAACTCGCATCGGATTCTCTGGGCCCTGAACTACACCTTTGACGGATCGttcttctcccttttctcGGCCCTAGTTACCGGCTGTACGCTCTGCGTAGCACCCCAGAGCACCATCGTCGGCAACCTAGCCGGCCTAATCAACGCCATGCAAGTCACCGCCGTCTGCGTAACGCCCACCATGGCCGGTCTCTTCCATCCGGACGACGTGCCCACCCTGCAAATCCTGGCCACCGGCGGCGAGCCCGTCACTCCACACATGCAGACCGTCTGGGCGCCGCGCATCACCGTTCACAGCGCCTATGGACCAACCGAAGCCACCATCTGCGTCACCACAACGCTTGTCACTCCAGATATGAACCTGCGTAACATCGGCCGGCCCTACCGCAATGTAACGGCGCAGATCCTCGACCCAGAAACCCTGCAGCCCGTGCCTGCCGGTGAAGTCGGCGAGCTGTGTTTGGCCGGGCCGCAGCTGGCAAGGGGGTATCTGAAGCGTCCAGATGCCACAGAAAAGGTATTCCGGCACCGGCCAGACGGAATAATCTACCAGACTGGCGATCTAGCGAGATGGCTGCCCAGCGGGGAGATCGAGCTCTTCGGCCGCAAGGATGACCAGGTCAAGATCAACGGCTACCGGATCGAGTTAGGAGAGATCGAGAGTGTTATTATGCAGACGGGGCTATTCAGTCAGTGTGCTGTCATTGCCGCAACGGTGCttaagaagaagcagctcgTTGCGTTCTGCTCGACTTCTGCCCCGGGCTCGAGGGAGGTTGTGCTGCTAGCCCCAGAGCAGGCGCCCATTCTGGATGAAATCAAGGACCATCTCACCACCCTGCCCAAGTACATGGTCCCCTCAATCTGGCTTCCACTATCAGACTTCCCGCTCATGGGCTCTGGCAAGATCGACCGCAAGCGGTTGCTGGCTCTCGCTCAGGACCTAGCCGACGACGAACTCAAGGCCTATCTACCTGCCGAGGAGATCTCAGCCATCACATCCCCAGCAGAACGCAAACTGCAACATCTCTGGGCCAAGCTCTTCGACACACCGGCCGATGACATCCACGCCAACTCAACCTTCCACGCCCTTGGCGGCGACTCCATCTCGGCCTTGAACCTCGTCAGTCTCCTCCGACAGGACGGCTTCCAGGTGCGGGTGAACGACATTCTCTCATCCCGGACACTGCGCGACCAGGCCGCGCTGCTGGCTGAggagcctgctgctgcagctccaTCCACAGCTCTGGCCACACCAACCTTCCAGCCCACCGAGATCATGTACAACCAGCTCGCGGAGCTGGGCATCTCCCGCCCGGAAGTGGAAGACATCTACCCCCTAAGCCCCGGACAGATCGAGTTCCTCACACAGGGCAACAAGCCCGAGCAATTCTGGCAGCTCATGACCGTCCGTCGACTGCCACTGGACTTTGACTTCTCTCGCTGGATCAGCCTGACCACGCAGCTCACGCAGCACAACCAGATCCTGCGCGCGCTGTACCTGTACGCCGACGAGAGCCGTGATCCCCGCACAGCTGTGCAGGTTATTCTGCGCGATGCGACCCTCAACCTCACCTACCACACCTAcaccaccgaagaagagaagcaatcCCTCATTGACAGCAACTGGGAGAAACGCTTCGATCCCGCACGACCATTCGTGCGCTACGCCCTCCTCACAGACGCCATCACAGGGGCCAAAGACCTCGTCATCAAACTCGACCACGCCTCCTACGATGGCACCTTACTACACATCTTCGACGACCAGTTCCTAGCCCTCGCGCGCAATGAGCCTATCCCAGAATGCACCCCTTTCAAGGAATACATCAACTACATCACATCGCTCCCGAAACAACCCCAGCTAGATTACTGGACGAATCTCCTTAAACCCTACCACAATGATACCACAACGACACCCTACCTCTCCACTCTCCAAAACCCATCATTGAACAATATAACAACCTACCCCATTCCAGCAGACATGGGCATCGACGCCCTCGCTACAACCCACAACGTGACTCCGTCAGTTATTTTCCAAACGGCgttttccctcctcctctctcacCTCAACACCTCGTCCCACGGGCAAAAACAAAGTATAGTCTACGACACCCTAATAACCGCCCGCAACGTCCCCATTCCAAATCCCCAGAGCATAACCGGCACATGCGCAAACTTCCtacccttcctctccactaTCGACAAATCTCAGTCCATTAAGTCCCTGCTGCAGGATACCCAGCGAGATTTCTGGACTTCCGCAGACCACGCTGCCGTTTCACTGTCGGAGATATACGAGGCATTGGAAGTGGATAGGAATGTGGAGGGCGCGAAAGCGCTGTTCTGTTTCCAGCCGTTTGAGAAGAAATTTgacgggaaggaagaggatgcgATGAGGTGGAtcgtgatgaagatgagtaAGAATACGATGAAGTTCAATTACGGGGTGCAGCTGGAGGTGGGGAAGGGGGCTGAGAGGGGAAGTTATGTCGTGAGATTTTattgggatgggagggtgtTTGATCAGCAgggggcgaggagggcggtGGAGTTGTATGGGAGGGTTTTAgggggtttggggagggagaatatTGGGGATTTGGATGTGGAATTCGAATAG
- a CDS encoding uncharacterized protein (COG:S;~EggNog:ENOG410PQQR;~InterPro:IPR028000;~TransMembrane:1 (o58-80i);~antiSMASH:Cluster_5.19), whose amino-acid sequence MQQEWLQGKQQNPLTLYIIELDSVSDKRASARQGPTVVLHPKPVQHRLFPRPTSFNKLGLYIGLPVSLSVVILVVAGLYFGMRDSRRIDLGNIGGPGYGIRKSKGQRLGRNWCESTSERTVEETSSDITEVAQPGRKGALEGSLSFGFKRDSSKTKGWQV is encoded by the coding sequence ATGCAGCAAGAATGGCTTCAAGGAAAGCAGCAGAACCCTCTGACGCTTTACATCATCGAGCTGGACTCGGTATCAGATAAGCGAGCAAGTGCCCGACAGGGTCCAACCGTTGTTCTTCACCCCAAGCCAGTGCAGCATCGCTTGTTTCCTCGACCGACTTCCTTCAACAAGTTGGGCCTTTATATTGGCCTCCCAGTGAGTCTCAGCGTGGTCATACTCGTTGTTGCTGGTCTCTACTTTGGCATGCGAGACAGCAGGCGAATTGATCTGGGGAACATTGGGGGCCCGGGGTACGGCATTAGAAAGTCCAAGGGTCAGCGTCTAGGTCGTAACTGGTGCGAGTCAACGTCGGAGAGAACTGTGGAGGAGACGAGCTCGGACATCACCGAAGTCGCCCAGCCCGGTCGAAAGGGAGCTTTAGAGGGAAGTCTCAGCTTTGGGTTCAAGCGTGATTCGTCGAAAACAAAGGGCTGGCAGGTGTAA
- a CDS encoding uncharacterized protein (COG:K;~EggNog:ENOG410PZMI;~InterPro:IPR036236,IPR036864,IPR007219,IPR013087, IPR001138;~PFAM:PF00096;~antiSMASH:Cluster_5.19;~go_function: GO:0000981 - DNA-binding transcription factor activity, RNA polymerase II-specific [Evidence IEA];~go_function: GO:0003677 - DNA binding [Evidence IEA];~go_function: GO:0008270 - zinc ion binding [Evidence IEA];~go_process: GO:0006351 - transcription, DNA-templated [Evidence IEA];~go_process: GO:0006355 - regulation of transcription, DNA-templated [Evidence IEA]) produces MDKLTRNDSLGEFICRFPNCDARYRRKEHLRRHEAKHIQDRTYPCSICGQEFGRNDTLRRHLRVKHQLNEPVHRARRACSNCRAIKARCEGKPVCTECQHRGIRCSLREAEDSPAPETRPASVSPRPAVSREEQFVKMFFELFHPHWPFVHRGTFRIRHEIPMLVQSMVVLGLWASGERSARCAAVELHEQLNSAILQQKERWDVPDEVHIPHSGSWPLPIYQAILLHVIFSLIYKTHGSLGIDLKPSGLRTDTELLLKCLIRSCRLRGMFYYPRILQQYQEPAIAQYMLVSIEEVKRFNIALYKVCTTIYGSTALSQMVDGASMGNILLTADELQFPLPENHELWDAGTQAEWDRALEGMSVDGLGEFREDEWISKQARMMHVLGNI; encoded by the exons ATGGATAAATTAACCAGGAATGACTCGCTGGGCGAGTTCATCTGTCGCTTCCCCAACTGTGATGCCCGATACCGGCGCAAAGAGCACCTCCGTCGCCATGAGGCCAAACATATCCAAGATCGGACATATCCCTGTTCCATCTGTGGTCAGGAATTCGGACGAAA TGACACACTGCGGCGACATCTACGAGTGAAGCATCAGTTGAATGAACCCGTCCACCGAGCTCGACGCGCCTGCTCCAACTGTCGAGCCATCAAGGCTCGATGTGAAGGGAAGCCTGTTTGCACGGAATGTCAGCATCGGGGCATTCGCTGCTCTCTCCGCGAGGCGGAGGACTCCCCGGCGCCCGAAACCCGACCAGCGTCCGTGAGCCCGCGGCCAGCGGTGTCCAGAGAAGAACAGTTTGTTAAAATGTTCTTTGAGTTGTTTCATCCGCATTGGCCATTTGTGCATCGGGGGACGTTTCGCATCCGCCATGAAATTCCCATGTTGGTCCAGTccatggtggtgctgggctTGTGGGCGAGTGGGGAGAGGAGCGCACGGTGTGCGGCTGTCGAGTTGCATGAGCAGCTGAATTCGGCGATTTTGCAGCAGAAG GAGAGATGGGATGTTCCCGATGAAGTACATATACCCCATTCGGGGTCGTGGCCGCTGCCGATTTACCAGGCGATCTTATTACatgtcatcttctctctgaTATACAAAACGCACGGCTCTCTCGGGATAGATTTGAAGCCGTCTGGATTAAGGACTGATACTGAGCTGCTGCTCAAGTGCCTGATTCGGAGCTGCCGTCTCCGGGGCATGTTTTATTATCCGCGCATCCTACAGCAATATCAGGAACCTGCGATTGCTCAATACATGCTGGTCAGTATTGAGGAAGTAAAGCGATTCAACATTGCACTGTATAAGGTGTGCACAACGATCTATGGCTCGACGGCGCTGAGCcagatggtggatggggcaTCGATGGGCAACATCCTTCTAACGGCGGATGAATTGCAGTTCCCGCTGCCGGAGAACCACGAGTTATGGGATGCAGGGACACAAGCGGAGTGGGATCGAGCCCTGGAGGGGATGAGCGTGGATGGGTTAGGGGAGTTTAGGGAGGATGAGTGGATATCGAAGCAGGCTCGGATGATGCATGTATTGGGGAATATTTAG
- a CDS encoding uncharacterized protein (COG:S;~EggNog:ENOG410Q1X1;~InterPro:IPR029032;~antiSMASH:Cluster_5.19), giving the protein MAAKYPLIEGIDIHNPSPIHEANAAFLRSFPIDRAVFRLYARSPGTFLPIMSVLDSILSGEKRTIQLLDYQLIVLRMTGLINAEYLFGINEPISRLNGLGDDKIEALRKGLSSKELIAMGTWTERQQCILTLVEESIRTYDNNEETILWAKRVMTDDEVVECFVVLGFYTTIARMTKGLRVQKDPVIPHLETAIVDTITKNEKDGVEA; this is encoded by the coding sequence ATGGCAGCAAAATACCCCCTAATCGAAGGCATCGACATCCACAACCCCTCCCCAATCCACGAAGCCAACGCCGCCTTCCTACGATCCTTCCCCATCGACCGCGCCGTCTTCCGCCTCTATGCCCGCTCCCCAGGaaccttcctccccatcatgtcCGTCCTGGACAGCATTCTCTCTGGCGAAAAGCGCACCATTCAACTCCTCGACTACCAGCTCATTGTCCTCCGCATGACGGGCCTCATCAACGCCGAGTACCTCTTCGGCATCAACGAGCCCATCTCGCGTCTTAACGGGCTTGGCGACGATAAGATCGAGGCTCTGCGCAAGGGTCTGTCCTCGAAGGAGCTAATTGCTATGGGCACGTGGACGGAGCGCCAACAGTGTATTCTGACgctggtggaggagtcgATCCGCACGTATGATAATAACGAGGAGACGATTCTGTGGGCTAAGAGGGTTATGACGGATGATGAGGTCGTGGAGTGCTTTGTTGTACTAGGGTTCTATACCACTATtgcgaggatgacgaagggGTTGAGGGTACAGAAGGATCCGGTTATTCCGCATTTGGAGACTGCGATCGTGGATACGATTACGAAgaatgagaaggatggagtGGAGGCGTAG
- a CDS encoding uncharacterized protein (COG:S;~EggNog:ENOG410PY3P;~InterPro:IPR025714,IPR029063;~PFAM:PF13649,PF13489,PF08242,PF08241,PF13847;~antiSMASH:Cluster_5.19), with protein MGSTDPYRLGRDVIASTRLNLQHYIWKESIGYLLHPSIRFPDASSNSDISIADVGTGTGIWLLDLHRQYPNATLHGFDISSEQYPAPGFLPSNISLRHLNILEEIPEEYVEKYDVVHARLLVQVVLQAGGDPRPVIKNLMRLVKPGGYIQWEEPNDDAGNRPLVKSDPETTVSENSEELMKRIDGKFRSKMPSWSIHLASTLAEQGLRDVLRDECHPGTYTLILDQMNYLGLFGELISKVPGEEKGELNELLEKAAVEARGGVAWKVRRFVFLARK; from the exons ATGGGCTCAACAGACCCCTACCGTCTCGGCCGCGACGTCATCGCCTCCACACGTCTCAATCTCCAACACTACATCTGGAAAGAGAGCATCGGATATCTCcttcacccatccatccgatTCCCCGacgccagcagcaacagcgacaTTTCCATAGCCGATGTAGGGACCGGCACTGG AATCTGgctcctcgacctccaccGCCAATACCCCAACGCCACGCTCCACGGCTTCGACATCTCCTCAGAGCAATACCCTGCCCCGGGATTCCTCCCATCTAACATCTCCCTCCGGCATCTCAACATTCTGGAGGAGATCCCAGAGGAGTACGTGGAGAAATATGATGTCGTGCATGCCAGACTTCTTGTGCAGGTTGTCTTGCAAGCGGGTGGGGATCCGAGACCTGTGATTAAGAATTTGATGAGACTTGTTA AGCCCGGCGGCTACATCCAATGGGAAGAACCCAACGACGACGCAGGCAACCGGCCCCTCGTGAAGAGTGATCCGGAGACTACGGTCTCGGAGAACTCGGAGGAACTTATGAAGAGGATTGATGGGAAGTTTAGGTCGAAGATGCCTTC ATGGTCCATCCACCTCGCATCAACCCTAGCGGAGCAAGGACTGCGCGATGTTCTCCGCGATGAATGCCATCCGGGCACGTACACGCTTATTTTGGACCAGATGAATTATCTGGGCCTCTTTGGGGAGTTGATCAGTAAGGTgcctggggaggagaagggagagctGAATgagttgttggagaaggcggcggtggaggcgAGGGGGGGTGTCGCGTGGAAGGTGAGGCGGTTTGTGTTTTTGGCGAGGAAGTAG